In Clostridium sp. DL-VIII, the following proteins share a genomic window:
- a CDS encoding F0F1 ATP synthase subunit delta produces MHEYLEKRYALALYEIAEKKNSVDEYLRDLTEICNIFAENEDFYEVLKHPVINTTKKKQLFTDLFKGKIDDELLSFMIILIEKGRILQLKDILNQMENIDLERRNTIRGLVKTVVPLLDDELKQLKDIFEKKYEKTILFDTKVDKSLLGGVYVKVGNDVIDGTLKSKVEEMKDLMLKKE; encoded by the coding sequence ATGCATGAATATTTAGAAAAAAGATATGCTTTAGCTCTATATGAAATTGCTGAGAAAAAAAATAGTGTAGATGAATATTTACGTGATTTAACAGAAATCTGCAACATTTTTGCTGAAAATGAAGATTTCTATGAAGTACTTAAACATCCAGTAATTAATACAACAAAAAAGAAGCAATTATTTACTGATTTGTTTAAAGGAAAGATTGATGATGAATTACTTTCCTTCATGATTATTTTAATTGAAAAAGGAAGAATTCTTCAATTAAAAGATATACTAAATCAAATGGAAAATATTGATTTAGAAAGAAGAAATACTATTAGAGGTCTAGTTAAAACTGTTGTACCGCTTTTAGATGATGAATTAAAACAATTAAAGGATATCTTTGAAAAGAAGTACGAAAAAACTATATTATTTGATACTAAAGTAGACAAAAGCCTTTTAGGCGGGGTCTATGTAAAAGTTGGAAATGATGTTATTGATGGTACTTTGAAATCAAAGGTAGAAGAGATGAAAGATTTAATGCTTAAGAAAGAATAG
- the rpiB gene encoding ribose 5-phosphate isomerase B yields MKIAIGCDHGGFELKNEIINYLKSENHEVKDFGTYSTSSCDYPDIALPVSEAVASKEYEFGILICGTGIGIGISANKVPGIRAALCSDTFSAHATREHNNANILTMGQRVVGTGLALDIVKTFLTSKFEGDRHQKRIDKISEIEKKYNK; encoded by the coding sequence ATGAAAATTGCAATTGGATGCGATCATGGCGGATTTGAATTAAAAAATGAGATTATTAATTATTTAAAAAGTGAAAATCACGAAGTAAAGGATTTTGGCACATATTCAACTAGTTCTTGTGATTATCCTGATATTGCTTTACCAGTGTCTGAGGCAGTTGCATCAAAAGAATATGAATTTGGAATACTAATCTGTGGTACAGGAATAGGAATCGGTATTTCAGCCAATAAAGTTCCTGGAATAAGAGCAGCATTATGTTCAGATACATTTAGTGCACATGCGACTAGAGAACATAATAATGCCAATATATTAACAATGGGCCAAAGAGTTGTTGGGACTGGGCTTGCTTTGGATATAGTAAAAACATTTCTAACATCAAAATTTGAAGGAGATAGACATCAAAAAAGAATAGATAAAATATCAGAAATTGAAAAAAAGTATAATAAGTAG
- the atpE gene encoding ATP synthase F0 subunit C has translation MSFGVLAAGIAVLSGIGAGAGIGIATGKAIEAVARQPEAQPRIMTFLLLGAALAETTAIYGLVMSFIVMGK, from the coding sequence ATGAGTTTTGGAGTTTTAGCAGCAGGTATAGCTGTATTATCTGGTATTGGAGCAGGTGCAGGTATTGGTATCGCAACAGGAAAGGCAATTGAAGCAGTGGCAAGACAACCAGAAGCACAACCAAGAATAATGACATTTTTACTTTTAGGTGCAGCCCTTGCAGAAACAACAGCGATTTACGGATTAGTAATGTCATTTATAGTAATGGGTAAATAA
- a CDS encoding deaminase, protein MERRDKQNYYLDIAETVLERGTCLRRNYGSIIVKNDEIISTGYTGAPRGRKNCIDLNSCIREKLNIPRGTQYELCRSVHSEANAIISASRKDMIGATLYLVGKDAKTKEYVKDANSCSMCKRLIINSGIISVIIRDSKDDYRGISVESWIEDDDSLKIAREAGY, encoded by the coding sequence ATGGAAAGAAGAGATAAGCAAAACTATTATTTAGATATTGCAGAAACAGTTTTAGAGAGAGGAACTTGTTTAAGAAGAAATTATGGATCGATAATAGTTAAAAATGATGAAATAATTTCAACAGGTTATACAGGCGCACCAAGAGGCAGGAAAAATTGTATAGATTTAAATAGCTGCATAAGAGAAAAACTTAATATACCAAGAGGAACCCAATATGAACTTTGCAGAAGTGTTCATAGTGAAGCTAACGCAATAATAAGTGCTTCAAGAAAGGATATGATTGGAGCAACCTTATATCTAGTTGGGAAAGATGCAAAAACTAAAGAATATGTAAAAGATGCTAACTCTTGTTCAATGTGTAAGAGACTGATAATTAATTCAGGAATTATCAGCGTTATTATAAGAGATTCAAAAGATGATTACAGGGGAATTAGTGTAGAATCTTGGATAGAAGATGATGACTCTTTAAAAATTGCAAGAGAAGCAGGATATTGA
- a CDS encoding acetyl-CoA C-acetyltransferase, which translates to MKDVVIVSAVRTALGSFGGSLKDVSAVDLGALVIKEAVNRAGVKPELIEEVIMGNVIQAGLGQNTARQSTIKAGLPQEVSAMTINKVCGSGLRAVSLAAQMIKAGDADVIVAGGMENMSAAPYVLDKARWGQRMGDGKLVDSMIKDSLWDAFNNYHMGVTAENIAKEWGLTREEQDAFAAASQQKAEAAIKSGRFKDEIVPVVIPQRKGDPKVFDTDEFPRFGTTVETLAKLKPAFIKDGTVTAGNASGINDGAAAFVVMSAEKAAELGIKPMAKIVSYGSKGLDPAIMGYGPFHATKKALEKANLTVEDLDLIEANEAFAAQSLAVAKDLKFDMSKVNVNGGALALGHPVGASGARILVTLLHEMEKRDAKKGLATLCIGGGMGTALIVERV; encoded by the coding sequence ATGAAAGACGTAGTTATTGTAAGTGCGGTAAGAACAGCATTAGGTAGTTTTGGTGGTTCATTAAAAGATGTATCAGCAGTTGATTTAGGAGCTTTAGTAATTAAGGAAGCAGTTAACAGAGCTGGGGTTAAACCTGAATTAATTGAAGAAGTTATAATGGGTAACGTAATTCAAGCAGGTCTTGGTCAAAACACAGCAAGACAATCAACAATTAAAGCTGGATTACCACAAGAAGTTTCAGCTATGACAATAAATAAGGTTTGTGGATCAGGTCTTAGAGCAGTTAGTTTAGCAGCTCAAATGATTAAAGCAGGAGATGCTGATGTTATTGTTGCAGGTGGTATGGAAAACATGTCAGCTGCACCATATGTATTAGATAAGGCAAGATGGGGCCAAAGAATGGGCGATGGTAAATTAGTTGACTCAATGATAAAGGATTCATTATGGGATGCTTTTAATAACTATCATATGGGAGTTACAGCTGAAAACATTGCCAAAGAATGGGGATTAACTAGAGAAGAACAAGATGCTTTTGCAGCAGCTTCTCAACAAAAAGCTGAAGCAGCAATTAAATCAGGAAGATTCAAAGATGAAATAGTTCCAGTTGTTATCCCACAAAGAAAGGGAGATCCAAAAGTATTTGATACAGATGAATTCCCAAGATTCGGAACAACAGTTGAAACTTTAGCAAAATTGAAACCTGCATTTATTAAAGATGGTACTGTAACAGCTGGTAATGCTTCAGGAATTAATGATGGAGCAGCAGCATTTGTTGTTATGAGTGCAGAAAAAGCAGCAGAATTAGGAATTAAACCAATGGCTAAAATCGTTTCTTACGGATCAAAAGGATTAGATCCAGCTATTATGGGATATGGACCATTCCATGCAACTAAAAAAGCTTTAGAAAAAGCTAACTTAACAGTAGAAGATTTGGATTTAATTGAAGCAAATGAAGCTTTTGCAGCACAAAGTTTAGCAGTTGCTAAAGATTTAAAATTTGATATGTCAAAAGTAAATGTAAATGGTGGAGCACTTGCTTTAGGTCACCCAGTTGGTGCATCAGGAGCAAGAATCTTAGTTACTCTTCTTCATGAAATGGAAAAAAGAGATGCTAAAAAAGGACTTGCAACACTTTGTATTGGTGGGGGAATGGGAACAGCTCTTATTGTTGAAAGAGTTTAG
- a CDS encoding F0F1 ATP synthase subunit B, whose translation MEIRLSTLIINWINFAIILLLLRHFFWNKLKGIIGERQKYINDKMTKADEDAEKARMYLVKNEQILQGAKEEGKKITEEQRAKGDKLYAEIVENAKVEATSLKERASLEIEREKEKAEYEIKKQAVDLAIELSVKALGEQVDEATHRKLIGDFIAKVGM comes from the coding sequence ATGGAAATTAGATTGTCGACATTAATAATCAACTGGATTAATTTTGCCATTATACTTTTGCTTTTAAGACATTTCTTTTGGAATAAACTAAAAGGAATAATTGGAGAAAGACAAAAATATATAAATGATAAAATGACTAAAGCTGATGAAGATGCTGAAAAAGCTAGAATGTATCTAGTTAAAAATGAGCAGATTCTACAAGGAGCCAAAGAAGAAGGTAAGAAAATCACTGAAGAACAAAGAGCTAAGGGTGATAAGCTTTATGCAGAAATCGTTGAAAATGCAAAAGTTGAAGCAACTTCATTAAAAGAAAGAGCTAGCTTAGAAATTGAAAGAGAAAAAGAAAAAGCAGAATATGAAATCAAAAAACAAGCAGTAGATTTAGCAATCGAGCTTTCAGTTAAAGCATTAGGTGAGCAAGTAGATGAAGCAACACATAGAAAACTTATCGGCGATTTTATTGCTAAGGTAGGTATGTAG
- a CDS encoding L-threonylcarbamoyladenylate synthase, with amino-acid sequence MKTKISMIENTKEDEAKIKEAAELIKMGGTVVFPTETVYGLGADALNAEAVEKIFKAKGRPQDNPLIIHVASKDIELYAKEIPEVAKELINKFWPGPLTIILKKKEVIPSITSANLDSIGIRMPDNEIARKLIELSNTTIAAPSANISGRPSPTDVQRCIEDLDGKVDCILGGIESDIGVESTIVDCTVIPPVVLRPGGITLEMLREVDSSIEIDSAIMKKPRENLKPKAPGMKYKHYAPNAKVTIISGERKKTVEKIKEMVHYNIEKDKSVCILTVEENAKEYEEGTSIVLGSIENLSTVAKNLFEALRKCDDLGADLIFAEAYEEKGVGMAIMNRLNKAAGFDIVEV; translated from the coding sequence TTGAAAACTAAAATTAGTATGATTGAGAATACTAAGGAAGATGAAGCAAAAATAAAAGAGGCTGCTGAATTAATAAAAATGGGAGGAACTGTAGTTTTTCCAACAGAAACAGTTTATGGATTAGGGGCTGATGCGCTTAATGCAGAAGCTGTAGAAAAAATTTTTAAAGCAAAAGGAAGGCCTCAAGATAATCCATTAATAATTCATGTTGCATCAAAGGATATAGAATTATATGCAAAGGAAATTCCAGAAGTAGCAAAAGAGCTTATAAATAAATTTTGGCCAGGACCATTAACAATAATATTGAAAAAGAAAGAAGTAATACCAAGTATAACCAGTGCTAATTTAGATTCTATTGGAATTAGAATGCCAGACAATGAAATAGCTAGAAAATTAATAGAATTATCTAATACAACTATTGCAGCTCCTTCAGCTAATATAAGTGGAAGGCCAAGTCCGACAGATGTTCAAAGATGCATTGAAGACTTAGATGGAAAAGTGGATTGCATCTTGGGAGGAATAGAAAGCGATATAGGTGTTGAGTCAACAATAGTTGATTGTACAGTAATCCCACCTGTAGTATTAAGGCCGGGAGGAATAACGCTAGAAATGCTCAGAGAAGTGGATTCGAGTATAGAAATAGATAGCGCTATTATGAAAAAACCAAGAGAAAATCTAAAACCTAAAGCTCCAGGGATGAAATATAAGCATTATGCACCTAATGCTAAAGTTACAATAATTTCTGGTGAAAGAAAAAAAACTGTTGAAAAAATAAAAGAAATGGTACACTATAATATAGAAAAAGACAAAAGCGTATGTATTCTTACTGTTGAGGAAAATGCAAAAGAGTATGAAGAAGGAACAAGTATAGTTTTAGGAAGCATAGAAAATTTATCCACAGTAGCTAAAAACTTATTTGAAGCTTTGAGAAAATGTGATGATTTAGGAGCTGATTTGATCTTTGCAGAAGCATATGAAGAAAAAGGTGTTGGAATGGCTATTATGAATAGATTAAATAAAGCTGCTGGATTTGATATCGTGGAAGTTTAA
- a CDS encoding F0F1 ATP synthase subunit A yields MPVWSPEIFGYTVDITAGIIIEWVVIVVLAIAAYVLTRNLKLKPNKTQAAVENIYQLLKDFIVNTMGKEYESFVPYIGTLMIYLLVLNWIGAIGFKPPTSDVSTTASFAIVTFLVVNINAIRKNGLLGYGKAYFHPFVPMLPLNLLERVMLPITLALRLFGNMFAAVVLVDLVYSGLRSIGVFAQLGIPIILHGYFDLFDGVLQMVVFSMLTMINIKNVAEE; encoded by the coding sequence ATGCCTGTATGGTCGCCTGAAATTTTTGGCTATACTGTTGATATTACAGCGGGTATAATAATTGAATGGGTTGTTATTGTGGTTTTAGCTATAGCTGCTTATGTATTGACAAGAAATTTGAAGTTAAAACCAAATAAAACCCAGGCTGCTGTAGAAAATATATATCAGCTATTAAAAGATTTTATAGTGAACACCATGGGTAAAGAGTATGAATCATTTGTACCATATATAGGAACATTAATGATTTATTTGCTAGTCCTTAACTGGATTGGGGCAATAGGTTTCAAACCACCGACAAGTGATGTTAGCACAACAGCATCATTTGCAATAGTTACATTTTTAGTTGTAAATATAAATGCAATTAGAAAAAATGGACTTCTTGGTTATGGAAAAGCATATTTTCATCCATTTGTACCTATGTTACCACTTAATCTATTAGAAAGAGTTATGTTGCCAATAACATTAGCACTTAGACTTTTTGGTAACATGTTTGCAGCTGTAGTATTGGTAGATTTAGTTTATTCTGGCTTAAGATCAATAGGAGTTTTTGCACAGCTAGGAATACCAATTATATTACATGGTTATTTTGATTTATTTGATGGAGTACTTCAAATGGTAGTATTCTCAATGTTAACTATGATTAATATTAAAAACGTTGCAGAAGAGTAA
- the wecB gene encoding UDP-N-acetylglucosamine 2-epimerase (non-hydrolyzing): protein MSTKKIITIFGTRPEAIKMAPLVKELEKREEIESKVCVTAQHREMLDQVLELFDIKPDFDLNIMKTKQSLTGITSRVLEGLEEVFKEEKPDMILVHGDTTTTFAGSLAAFYQQIKVGHVEAGLRTFNKYFPFPEEMNRKLTGSLADLHFAPTKGSKNNLLREGIKENEIYVTGNTVIDAMKHTVEENYVFENEELNNIDFNKKVIMITAHRRENWGEGIQNICIALNKIVEQNSDVELIYLVHLNPVVKDVVFERLGGKERIHLLSPLDTKETHNLMNKSFMVMTDSGGLQEEAPHLGKPVLVLRDVTERPEAVEAGTVKLVGTDVDRIVSEANELLRNDEAYSKMSKSINPYGDGIASRRIVDAILKYFDLNSRNVEEFDTDSIR, encoded by the coding sequence TTGAGTACTAAAAAAATAATTACTATTTTTGGAACAAGGCCGGAAGCTATAAAAATGGCACCTTTAGTAAAAGAGTTGGAAAAAAGAGAAGAAATTGAATCAAAGGTTTGTGTAACAGCTCAACATAGAGAAATGCTGGATCAAGTCTTAGAATTATTTGATATTAAACCAGATTTTGATTTAAACATAATGAAAACAAAGCAAAGCTTGACTGGAATTACGAGTAGAGTTTTAGAGGGATTAGAAGAAGTATTTAAGGAAGAAAAGCCAGATATGATTCTAGTTCACGGAGATACAACAACTACATTTGCTGGTTCATTAGCTGCGTTTTATCAACAAATTAAGGTGGGTCATGTAGAAGCGGGTCTTAGAACCTTCAACAAATATTTCCCTTTCCCAGAAGAGATGAACAGAAAATTGACAGGTAGTTTAGCAGATTTACATTTTGCACCTACTAAGGGATCAAAAAATAACTTGTTAAGAGAGGGCATAAAAGAGAATGAAATATATGTTACAGGAAACACTGTAATTGATGCAATGAAACACACAGTTGAGGAAAATTACGTTTTTGAAAATGAGGAATTAAACAACATAGATTTTAATAAAAAGGTTATAATGATTACTGCACATAGAAGAGAAAATTGGGGAGAAGGAATTCAGAATATCTGCATTGCACTAAACAAGATAGTGGAACAAAACAGTGATGTAGAATTGATATATTTAGTTCATTTAAATCCGGTTGTTAAAGATGTAGTATTTGAGAGGCTTGGTGGAAAAGAGAGAATTCATTTATTATCACCACTAGATACTAAAGAAACTCATAATTTAATGAACAAATCATTTATGGTAATGACAGATTCAGGAGGATTGCAGGAGGAAGCTCCACATCTAGGTAAACCGGTACTAGTATTAAGAGATGTAACAGAGCGTCCAGAAGCTGTTGAAGCTGGAACTGTAAAGTTGGTTGGAACAGATGTAGATAGAATTGTTTCTGAGGCAAATGAATTACTTAGAAATGATGAAGCTTATTCTAAAATGAGTAAATCTATTAATCCATATGGAGATGGAATTGCATCAAGAAGAATAGTAGATGCTATATTAAAATACTTTGATTTAAATTCAAGAAATGTAGAGGAATTTGATACAGATTCAATAAGATAG
- the upp gene encoding uracil phosphoribosyltransferase, with the protein MSKVTEINHPLILHKLAILRDEETGSKEFRKLVEEISMLMAYEVTRDLHTEEVDVKTPVAVAKCQMLAGKKIAVVPILRAGLGMVDGVINLIPAAKVGHIGLYRDEKTLQPVEYFCKLPQDIAERDIIVVDPMLATGGSSIDAITMLKNRGAKNLKLMCLVGAPEGIEAVQKAHTDVDIYLASIDEKLNESGYIVPGLGDAGDRLFGTK; encoded by the coding sequence ATGAGTAAAGTAACAGAAATAAATCACCCATTAATATTACATAAGTTAGCGATTTTAAGAGATGAGGAAACAGGTTCAAAAGAATTTAGGAAGTTAGTAGAAGAAATTTCTATGTTAATGGCTTATGAGGTTACAAGAGACTTACATACAGAAGAAGTTGATGTGAAAACTCCTGTAGCTGTAGCTAAATGTCAAATGCTTGCAGGAAAGAAAATAGCAGTAGTACCTATACTAAGAGCTGGTCTTGGAATGGTTGATGGAGTGATCAACTTAATTCCTGCTGCTAAGGTTGGCCATATTGGATTATATAGAGATGAAAAAACACTTCAACCGGTAGAATATTTCTGCAAATTACCACAAGATATTGCTGAGAGAGACATAATCGTTGTAGATCCAATGCTTGCAACAGGCGGTTCATCAATAGATGCTATAACAATGCTTAAAAATAGAGGAGCTAAAAACTTAAAATTAATGTGTTTAGTTGGAGCTCCAGAAGGAATTGAAGCAGTGCAAAAGGCTCATACTGATGTAGATATATATTTAGCGTCTATAGATGAGAAATTAAATGAAAGCGGATATATAGTACCAGGACTTGGGGATGCAGGAGATAGACTGTTTGGTACTAAATAA
- the atpA gene encoding F0F1 ATP synthase subunit alpha translates to MNIKPEEITSIIKKEIENYEKDIKTVDSGTIIQIGDGVARVYGLDNCMQGELLEFPNNVYGMVLNLEQDNVGCVLLGDEKGIKEGDIVKGTGKVVEVPVGEAMLGRVVNALGEPIDGRGPIIAAGHRPVEVPAAGIIDRSSVNQPLQTGIKAIDSMIPIGRGQRELIIGDRQTGKTAIAIDTILNQKGKDVICIYVAIGQKQSTVAHLVNTFTEAGAMDYTIVVDATASESAPLQYIAPYAGCSIGEYFMLQGKDVLIIYDDLSKHATAYRAMSLLLKRPPGREAYPGDVFYIHSRLLERAAKLSKELGGGSITALPIIETQAGDVTAYIPTNVISITDGQIFLESDLFNAGQRPAVNAGISVSRVGGSAQIKAMKQVSGTLRLELAQYRELEAFTQFGSDLDADSSRRLEKGKRLVEVLKQNQYSPLEVGKQVMILYAAVNDFLSDIKVSDIKRFEEEFLEYADTHHREVEKAIITEKTLTDDIKAKLEEAIVEFKKIFLKEA, encoded by the coding sequence ATGAATATTAAACCAGAAGAAATAACTTCTATTATAAAGAAGGAAATAGAAAATTACGAAAAAGATATTAAAACAGTGGATTCTGGTACTATAATCCAAATCGGAGATGGTGTTGCAAGGGTTTATGGATTAGATAATTGTATGCAAGGGGAATTATTAGAATTTCCTAACAATGTATATGGTATGGTTTTAAACCTTGAACAAGATAACGTTGGTTGCGTTCTTTTAGGAGATGAAAAAGGAATAAAAGAAGGCGATATAGTTAAAGGAACCGGAAAAGTTGTTGAAGTTCCAGTTGGTGAAGCAATGCTTGGAAGAGTAGTTAATGCATTAGGGGAACCAATTGATGGTAGAGGACCTATAATTGCAGCAGGACATAGGCCAGTGGAAGTACCAGCAGCCGGAATCATTGACAGAAGCTCTGTTAATCAACCACTACAAACTGGTATTAAGGCTATAGACTCAATGATTCCAATTGGTAGAGGTCAAAGAGAACTTATAATTGGAGATAGACAAACAGGTAAAACTGCAATAGCAATAGATACTATCTTGAACCAAAAGGGTAAAGATGTTATCTGTATTTATGTAGCTATTGGTCAAAAACAATCTACAGTTGCCCATTTAGTAAATACTTTTACTGAAGCAGGTGCTATGGATTATACTATAGTTGTAGATGCTACAGCATCAGAATCTGCACCACTTCAATATATTGCTCCATATGCTGGATGTAGTATAGGTGAATATTTCATGCTTCAAGGAAAGGATGTATTAATAATATACGATGACCTTTCTAAACATGCTACAGCTTATAGAGCTATGTCATTATTACTTAAGAGACCACCAGGAAGAGAAGCTTATCCAGGTGATGTTTTCTATATTCACTCAAGATTACTTGAAAGAGCTGCTAAACTATCTAAGGAATTAGGTGGTGGTTCAATAACAGCACTTCCAATTATAGAAACACAAGCAGGAGACGTTACAGCGTACATACCAACAAATGTAATTTCAATTACAGATGGTCAAATATTCCTAGAATCTGATTTATTTAATGCAGGACAAAGACCAGCCGTAAATGCTGGTATATCAGTATCCAGAGTTGGTGGTAGCGCTCAAATTAAAGCTATGAAGCAAGTAAGTGGTACATTAAGACTTGAACTTGCACAATATAGAGAACTTGAAGCATTTACTCAATTCGGTTCTGATTTAGATGCCGATTCTAGTAGAAGACTTGAAAAAGGTAAGAGATTAGTTGAAGTATTAAAACAAAATCAATACAGTCCACTTGAAGTTGGAAAACAAGTAATGATATTATATGCTGCAGTTAATGATTTCTTATCAGATATCAAAGTTAGCGATATAAAGAGATTTGAAGAAGAATTCTTAGAATATGCTGACACTCATCATAGAGAAGTTGAAAAAGCAATTATTACTGAAAAAACTTTAACTGATGATATTAAAGCTAAGTTAGAGGAAGCAATAGTTGAGTTTAAAAAGATATTTTTAAAGGAAGCATAG
- the atpG gene encoding ATP synthase F1 subunit gamma: MGAAGLLDLKKRIRSVENTKKITNAMGLVATSKLRKTKNELVVNNKFIEITEPTVKNLAATASLEGANIYFDGNDNENKLYVLMTSDSGLCGGFNSGVVSYLDSIIKDKKKTSKVILVGAKGAGYLKRIKVEPVAEYVGISDLPTVSDAKLIFDKALEMYLNGEVSEVNIIYSEFISSVNQQQKCVKILPIDKPEEKSNPYLIEPDLGIVLEDALNIYLKGKIRNVLLSSKCSEQSTRMTAMDGATKNANDLLSNLKLKYNRIRQGAITQEISEIVGGAAAQN, encoded by the coding sequence ATGGGCGCAGCTGGACTTCTTGATTTAAAGAAGAGAATTAGATCAGTAGAAAATACAAAAAAAATAACAAATGCTATGGGGCTTGTTGCCACTTCTAAGTTAAGAAAAACTAAAAATGAACTTGTAGTAAACAATAAGTTCATTGAAATAACTGAACCAACTGTAAAGAATCTTGCAGCTACAGCTAGTTTAGAGGGTGCAAATATTTATTTCGATGGTAATGATAATGAAAATAAATTATATGTGCTAATGACATCAGATTCAGGATTATGTGGTGGTTTCAATAGTGGTGTAGTATCTTACTTAGACAGCATAATTAAAGACAAGAAAAAGACTTCGAAAGTTATTTTGGTTGGAGCTAAAGGTGCTGGTTACTTAAAAAGAATTAAAGTAGAGCCTGTAGCTGAATATGTTGGGATTTCAGATTTACCAACAGTAAGTGATGCAAAGTTAATATTTGATAAAGCCCTTGAAATGTATCTTAATGGAGAAGTTTCAGAAGTTAATATCATATATTCTGAGTTTATATCATCAGTTAATCAGCAGCAAAAATGCGTTAAAATTTTGCCTATAGATAAACCAGAAGAAAAATCAAATCCATACCTTATTGAACCTGATTTAGGTATAGTATTAGAAGATGCTCTTAACATCTATTTAAAAGGAAAAATAAGAAACGTTTTATTGAGCTCAAAATGCAGCGAGCAAAGTACAAGAATGACTGCTATGGATGGAGCTACAAAAAATGCAAATGATTTATTGTCTAACTTAAAACTCAAGTATAATAGAATCAGACAAGGTGCTATTACACAAGAAATAAGTGAAATTGTTGGAGGAGCAGCAGCTCAAAATTAG
- the prfA gene encoding peptide chain release factor 1, with the protein MLLDKLEFIESKYDELSVKISDPSIMQNQNEWRKLCKEHADLEIIVNAYREYKKVTEDLQDNKEMLSSESDKEMREMLNEEISDLTNKEVELENKIQILLLPKDPNDEKNVFVEIRGGAGGEEAALFAYNLFRMYTRYAETQRWSVEIMSLNETDLGGFKEVVFMIKGNGAYSKLKYESGVHRVQRVPDTESSGRIHTSTATVAVLPEVDDVEIEVLDKDVRIDVFRASGNGGQCVNTTDSAVRITHLPTGLVVSCQDEKSQLKNKEKAMKVLKSRLYEQAERERAEGIAEDRKSQVGTGDRSERIRTYNYPQGRVTDHRIGLTLYKLDTFLDGDLNEMINALITADQAEKMKLMGNTQE; encoded by the coding sequence ATGTTATTAGATAAATTAGAATTTATAGAAAGTAAATATGATGAATTATCAGTAAAAATAAGCGATCCATCAATTATGCAGAATCAGAATGAATGGAGAAAACTTTGCAAGGAACATGCTGATTTAGAGATTATAGTTAATGCTTATAGAGAATATAAGAAAGTCACAGAGGATTTGCAAGACAATAAAGAAATGTTAAGCAGCGAAAGTGATAAAGAAATGAGAGAAATGTTAAATGAAGAAATCTCTGATCTTACAAATAAGGAAGTAGAATTAGAAAACAAAATACAGATTTTATTATTACCAAAAGACCCTAATGATGAAAAAAATGTATTCGTAGAAATCAGAGGGGGTGCAGGTGGTGAGGAAGCAGCACTATTTGCATACAATTTATTTAGAATGTATACAAGATATGCTGAAACTCAAAGATGGTCAGTAGAAATAATGAGTTTAAATGAAACAGATCTTGGAGGCTTCAAGGAAGTTGTCTTTATGATTAAAGGTAATGGGGCTTATTCAAAATTAAAATATGAGAGCGGAGTACATAGAGTACAAAGAGTTCCTGATACTGAATCAAGCGGAAGAATTCATACATCAACTGCAACAGTAGCAGTATTACCAGAGGTTGACGATGTAGAAATAGAAGTTTTAGATAAAGATGTCAGAATAGATGTATTTAGAGCTTCAGGTAATGGAGGTCAATGCGTTAATACTACAGATTCAGCTGTTAGAATTACTCACTTACCTACTGGTCTTGTGGTTTCATGTCAAGATGAAAAATCACAATTAAAAAATAAAGAAAAAGCTATGAAGGTTTTAAAATCAAGACTTTATGAACAAGCAGAAAGAGAAAGAGCAGAAGGAATAGCTGAAGATAGAAAGAGCCAGGTCGGAACAGGGGATAGAAGTGAAAGAATAAGAACTTATAACTATCCACAAGGAAGAGTTACTGATCACAGAATAGGGTTAACTTTATATAAGTTAGATACGTTCTTAGATGGTGATCTTAATGAAATGATAAATGCGCTTATTACAGCAGACCAGGCAGAAAAAATGAAGTTAATGGGAAATACACAAGAATAG